Proteins found in one Campylobacter concisus genomic segment:
- the uppS gene encoding polyprenyl diphosphate synthase, whose amino-acid sequence MNELNHLAIIMDGNGRWAKKRGFLRTNGHEAGANVVSDMCEFCIDNGVKILSLYAFSTENWKRPQKEVEFLMNLLKKFLILKRDDFIKNGIKFNTIGDISPFSDELKNEIEITKNATRENKNLLLNLAINYGSKDEIIRAVRKLNLKGCEISEASLNAALDESEPVDLLIRTGGESRLSNFMLWQASYAELFFTPTLWPDFSKDELANIVSKFKNIERRFGGV is encoded by the coding sequence TTGAATGAATTAAACCACCTTGCTATTATCATGGATGGAAATGGACGCTGGGCTAAAAAACGTGGATTTTTACGGACAAATGGGCACGAAGCTGGAGCAAATGTAGTAAGCGATATGTGCGAATTTTGTATCGATAATGGAGTGAAAATTTTAAGCCTTTACGCGTTTAGTACTGAAAACTGGAAAAGGCCGCAAAAAGAGGTCGAGTTTTTGATGAATTTGCTTAAGAAATTTCTCATTTTAAAGCGTGATGATTTTATAAAAAATGGGATCAAATTTAACACAATCGGCGACATTTCACCATTTAGCGACGAGCTAAAAAACGAGATAGAAATCACCAAAAATGCAACAAGAGAGAATAAAAATTTATTATTAAATTTAGCTATAAACTACGGCTCAAAAGATGAGATCATAAGAGCTGTGCGAAAACTAAATTTAAAAGGCTGTGAGATAAGTGAAGCAAGTCTAAATGCAGCACTTGATGAGAGTGAGCCGGTGGATCTTCTCATTAGAACTGGTGGCGAGAGTAGGCTCTCAAATTTTATGCTTTGGCAAGCAAGCTACGCAGAGCTATTTTTTACGCCCACACTTTGGCCTGACTTTAGCAAGGATGAGCTTGCAAATATCGTTAGCAAATTTAAAAACATAGAGCGAAGATTTGGCGGAGTTTAG